In the Emys orbicularis isolate rEmyOrb1 chromosome 3, rEmyOrb1.hap1, whole genome shotgun sequence genome, one interval contains:
- the MCM8 gene encoding DNA helicase MCM8: protein MSNELRGKGSGRGRGGFQGWRGRWRGRGDGGRDWKRNTGKSDSAQPRLIQSTLDQITPYKGWKLYFSEAYDGSSPFVQKIQAFEKFFTRHIELYDKDEIERKGSILVDYKELIQDKELIELIPSISTDLRDMPQKILDCMGLAIHQVLTKDLERYAAELQEQEGLPIDEEPIINVPHIHARVYNYDPLTQLKNVRANCYGKYVALRGTVVRVSNIKPLCTKMAFICSTCGYIQSFPLPDGKYSLPTKCPLPECHGRSFTADRSSPLTITVDWQSIKVQELMSDDQREAGRIPRTIECELIQDLVDSCVPGDMVTITGIVKVSNTEEASRNKNDKCMFLLYIEANSVSNSKGQKVMNSEDGTNHRVCMEFSLKDLYAVQEIQAEENLFKLIVNSLCPTIYGHEIVKAGLALALFGGCQKYVDDKNRIPVRGDPHLLVVGDPGLGKSQMLQAVCNIAPRGVYVCGNTTTTSGLTVTLSRDSTSGDFALEAGALVLGDQGICGIDEFDKMGSQHQALLEAMEQQSISLAKAGIVCSLPARTSIIAAANPVGGHYNKAKTVSENLKMGSALLSRFDLVFILLDTPNEDHDHLLSEHVMAMRAGKPAVHSSAVVTRINTQDSNTSILEAVSDKPLSEKLKVMPGENFDAIPHQLLRKYVGYARQYVHPKLSPEAAQVLQEFYLELRKQNQGVDSTPITTRQLESLIRLTEARSRLELREKSTKEDAKDVIEIMKYSMLGTYSDEFGKLDFERSQHGSGMSNRSQAKRFVSALNNIAERTYNNLFAFQQLRQIAKELQIKVSDFESFVGSLNDQGYLLKKGPRVYQLQTM, encoded by the exons ATGAGTAACGAATTAAGAGGTAAAGGGTCTGGACGAGGAAGAGGTGGCTTTCAAGGCTGGAGAGGAAGATGGcgaggcagaggagatggaggaagagACTGGAAAAGAAACACTGGAAAGTCTGACTCTG CACAACCTCGATTAATTCAGTCAACATTGGATCAGATTACTCCATATAAAGGCTGGAAGCTGTATTTCTCTGAAG CTTATGATGGCAGCTCTCCATTTGTCCAGAAGATTCAAGCATTTGAAAAGTTTTTTACACGTCACATTGAACTTTATGATAAG GATGAAATAGAAAGAAAAGGGAGTATTCTTGTGGATTACAAAGAGCTGATACAAGATAAAGAGTTAATTGAATTGATACCAAGTATATCTACTGATTTAAGGGATATGCCTCAGAAAATACTGGACTGCATGGGTTTGGCAATACATCAG GTATTAACTAAGGACCTGGAAAGGTATGCAGCTGAACTACAGGAACAAGAAGGATTACCAATTGATGAAGAACCTATAATAAATGTGCCACATATTCATGCAAG GGTGTACAACTATGACCCATTGACTCAACTGAAGAATGTTCGGGCTAATTGTTATGGGAAGTATGTTGCCCTGCGTGGCACTGTCGTGCGTGTCAGCAACATTAAACCTCTATGCACCAAGATGGCCTTTATATGCAGCACATGTGGGTATATTCAGAGTTTTCCTCTGCCTGATGGAAAATATTCCCTTCCCACAAAG TGTCCTCTGCCTGAGTGCCATGGACGATCATTCACTGCAGATAGAAGCTCTCCTTTAACAATTACGGTGGACTGGCAGTCTATTAA GGTTCAGGAACTCATGTCAGATGATCAGCGAGAAGCAGGTCGAATTCCTCGCACCATAGAATGTGAGCTGATTCAGGATCTTGTAGACAGTTGTGTCCCAGGAGATATGGTCACAATCACAGGAATTGTTAAGGTGTCAAACACCGAAGAAG CATCTAGAAACAAGAATGACAAATGTATGTTCCTGTTGTACATTGAGGCAAACTCTGTCAGCAACAGTAAAGGACAAAAAGTCATGAATTCTGAAGATGGGACTAATCACCGAGTATGCATGGAGTTTTCACTTAAAGATCTTTATGCTGTTCAAGAGATTCAAGCTGAGGAAAATCTGTTCAAGCTAATTGTCAA CTCACTTTGTCCTACTATCTATGGCCATGAG ATTGTAAAGGCAGGTTTGGCACTGGCATTGTTTGGAGGATGCCAAAAGTATGTGGATGACAAAAACAGAATTCCAGTGCGAGGAGACCCACATCTTCTGGTGGTTGGAGATCCTGGATTGGGAAAGAGTCAAATGTTGCAA GCAGTGTGCAATATTGCCCCTCGCGGTGTGTATGTTTGTGGcaataccaccaccacctctggctTGACTGTGACTCTGTCTAGAGATAGTACCTCTGGGGATTTTGCTTTGGAAGCTGGTGCTCTGGTACTTGGAGATCAAG GTATTTGTGGAATAGATGAATTTGATAAGATGGGAAGCCAACACCAAGCTTTGCTGGAAGCCATGGAACAGCAAAGTATCAGCCTTGCTAAGGCTGGCATTGTTTGCAGCTTGCCAGCTAGGACATCTATCATTGCTGCAGCAAATCCAGTTGGGGGACATTATAACAAAGCCAAAACGGTCTCTGAGAATTTAAA AATGGGGAGTGCCTTATTGTCCAGGTTTGACTTGGTATTTATCCTGCTGGACACTCCGAATGAAGATCATGACCATTTGCTTTCTGAGCATGTGATGGCAATGCGAGCTGGAAAACCAGCAGTACACAGCAGCGCTGTAGTGACTCGCATCAACACACAGGATTCAAACACCTCCATTCTTGAAGCAGTCTCAGATAAACCATTATCAGAAAAATTAAAG GTCATGCCTGGAGAAAATTTTGATGCTATTCCACACCAGCTATTGAGGAAGTATGTTGGATATGCTCGGCAGTATGTTCACCCAAAGTTATCTCCAGAAGCTGCTCAGGTCCTCCAAGAATTCTATCTTGAGCTCCGGAAACAGAACCAAGGGGTGGACAGCACACCTATCACCACAAGGCAACTGGAGTCACTGATTCGGCTTACAGAG GCACGATCAAGGCTGGAATTAAGGGAAAAATCAACCAAAGAAGATGCTAAGGATGTAATTGAAATAATGAAATACAG CATGCTGGGAACTTACTCTGATGAGTTTGGGAAACTGGACTTTGAGCGCTCACAGCATGGTTCTGGGATGAGCAATAGGTCACAGGCAAAGAGATTTGTTTCTGCACTCAACAATATTGCAGAAAGAACCTACAACAATCTCTTTGCATTTCAACAGCTTCGGCAGATTGCAAAAGAGCTACAAATAAAA GTATCTGATTTTGAAAGCTTTGTTGGCTCTCTAAATGACCAGGGTTATCTTTTGAAAAAAGGTCCAAGAGTTTATCAACTTCAAACTATGTGA